From Paenibacillus graminis, a single genomic window includes:
- the treR gene encoding trehalose operon repressor, which translates to MNKNIYSHIYNDYSARIQSGQLQAGKKIPSESQLAAAYSTSRETVRKALQMLSENGYIHKIKGKGSFVLDTQRLNFPVSGLISFKEVADQLGRSIRTIVYENSLVPCPSSVSQRLLIRENEPVWKVVRAREIKGEKIILDKDYFLPAVVPSIPAAAAEDSIYEYLEGKLHLRISYAKKEISVEEVTSEDQLLLDLHDYQHIVVVRNYVHLVDTQLFQYTESRHRLDKFQFVDFARRAQIEGNPL; encoded by the coding sequence GTGAACAAGAATATTTATTCGCATATCTATAATGATTACTCAGCACGGATTCAATCGGGACAGCTTCAGGCGGGGAAGAAAATCCCTTCCGAAAGCCAGCTTGCCGCCGCTTACAGCACCTCCAGAGAAACCGTGCGCAAAGCGCTGCAAATGCTCTCGGAGAACGGGTACATTCACAAGATCAAGGGCAAGGGATCTTTTGTGCTGGATACGCAGCGCCTGAACTTCCCTGTCTCCGGCTTAATCAGCTTCAAGGAGGTTGCAGACCAGCTTGGGCGTTCGATACGCACCATTGTCTATGAGAATAGCCTTGTTCCATGTCCAAGCAGTGTGTCACAGCGTCTGCTCATCAGGGAGAATGAACCTGTGTGGAAAGTAGTCCGTGCAAGGGAGATCAAAGGCGAGAAGATTATTCTCGACAAGGATTATTTCCTGCCGGCAGTCGTTCCTTCCATACCGGCTGCTGCCGCTGAAGATTCCATATATGAATACCTGGAAGGCAAGCTACATCTGCGGATCAGTTACGCCAAAAAAGAAATTTCTGTAGAAGAAGTGACCTCCGAAGATCAGCTGCTCCTGGACCTGCATGATTATCAGCATATTGTCGTTGTGCGCAACTACGTGCATCTCGTCGATACCCAGCTGTTTCAGTATACCGAATCCCGCCACCGGCTGGATAAATTTCAGTTCGTAGATTTTGCCCGCCGGGCGCAAATCGAAGGGAACCCGTTATAA